In Rhizobium sp. WSM4643, the following are encoded in one genomic region:
- a CDS encoding translocation/assembly module TamB domain-containing protein: protein MQTLAKIVNWIVRLTGYAVGATLILAVVALAIFGFTSFGARIVTEKIASTLSNRDMTIEVREPQGLLTGGLRAAEISISDTRGVFAEIHGVAIDWNPLALLTGTFHAKRFEIEAINVLRKPVRTLPSRPGAENSGGFNLPIKVDIDRVALPDIKLAAPVAGRAFALAAEGSLSANGDGGEAVVNVSRHAVPDARLAADIAFAPAENRLRLKAQLSEPKGGLLAGFLGLPDSPAVNIDLDGQGPISDWKGKVQAALDGQQRAAIEARHQITADGLHHLDLKGGGDLSSLLPSAFRPLFAGQTNIDLATTFDNHGKIDIQTGNIATGSVVIAASGTLDPAGNNSLNANLLGTSGPVDFRWPLAEGEARFLISGLNLALTGDAQAARLNVSGSLDTATLPQANIGNIKLTAKSDAFNLAARSGSVQLRLVAGDVTFSDPNLNRAVQGPVTIASPLQISPSGIGFNATTVESANINGGLNGSYRLADKALTGNLKLTIDPAALPAAVTSRFDGPISFESQMVGTIPSKFALSNIVLKSGTLEAAGNVALDGGMLNADLSGRLPDIGKLIPGASGGAGYALRVGGELPAISVTANLKAASLEMADRVLGNLNIDLSGLADPKAPQGRIAATGTIDGQPIGINGDISSRDGKTSIPALTADIGGNRLTGNVEFSPSLEPTGALTFDFPNVGLLAALGGQKADGDLKGSLGVSSDSGRIALKLLATGGSIRRDTLAITKPDIDVTVSDLKALAAKGTVKAAEVSVGTNRLAGFSLDFTKQQDHTDFHLDAAYDGNPVLAAGNIEAAAGTMQLNLDRFSASPRNIPIELAAPTQVTIGGGAASLNGLTLKTGTGSVTVTGSAGETLKLDADIHELPAALANGFVPNLSAGGTISGTIAVTGTPAAPVADFKLDWKDATTGQIKGAGLAPLGITAGGKFADNKLDFDTTIGSNDGLSLKAAGNVALADPKAPVLDVNADILNLPARIANGFVPDLAAEGTITGKLAASGSLAAPTANFDLDWKSAATSQTKRAGLADLAVKASGKFGDNKLDFNTAIGGANSLSLKANGNIAITGTTIGNVTVDAALANVPANIANSFVPDLAAEGAISGKISASGSLSAPSADFDLDWKDAATSQTKRAGLAALGVTASGKFTENKLDFDAVIVGANSLSLKATGDVAITGTTIGNVTVDAALANVPANIANSFVADLSAEGAISGKIAASGSLTAPNADFDLNWKDAATSHTKRAGLVALGMTASGKLADNKLDFSTVIVGANSLSLKANGNVAITGTTIGNVKVDAALANVPANIANDFVADLAAEGAISGTVSASGSLSAPTANFDLNWKNAATSQTKRAGLAALGVTASGKLADNKLDFDTVIGGANSLSLTAKGNVAITGTTISDVKVDAALANVPANIANDFVADLAAEGAISGKISVSGSLSAPNADFDLNWKDAATSHTKRAGLAALGVTASGKFAENKLDFNAAVSGDKDLSLKAIGNVALAGTAIDSIKVDAEIAKLPASLANAFVPDLAAGGTISGTMAAAGTFAAPKADFKLDWTDAATSQTRLAHLSGLALAASGHFADNRLDFDTNLAGQGGLSLKAAGNVAISGTSVRNLDVKADLANLPAGLANGFVPGLAAEGTVSGTASASGTLPKPAVDFKLDWKNAATAQTKSSGLLGLNAAASGKFANDRVDFDANLAGKDGVLAKAKGGVTIAGTAIRDLSINADIPALPANIANAFVPGLGAEGTLSASAITSGTPANPIVDFKLDWKDAATSHTKAAGLSRLALAATGKYAGDRLDFDANLTGGGGMALKAAGDLSIAGTSIRSVDVTANATNVPAGIANGFVPGLAAEGAVSATVKATGALSAPSVDFKVDWKNAGTSQTKGAGLSPFTIGASGKLAGNKLTVDTSLAGDAGMSLKGGGSVVITGNRAIDMHFTGNLPFAVLGAPLAQQGLVADGVATVNLQIGGTAAAPVINGTVSTNGAKLVDVRRNLAVNNLAATVTFNGSQAVISRLSGNLGGGGTISASGTIGIQPAGGFPADISIKLDKAVYVDGTLVVSTVNGTVGLRGPIASATLSGKLLLDKTSITVPEKLPTSLREIDIRHKNAPRAVLAQMRDNGERKPGEKSSVITLNLEIDAPSHIFVRGRGIDAELGGQVTIRGTAAAPIVTGGFTMRRGRLTILNRRLDFSDKSRITFAGDLTPALDMEATSSSGTTTLTVDVAGLATDPAITFSSSPELPQDEVLAQLIFGQSMSKLSPVQIAQLADAVSQLAGNRSTSLFEGLRNQLGVDDFDVSTDSKGQTSVSVGRYLNDRTYFELQQGGSAGAKAVINLDVGRGVKLRGGAGGNGEGEAGIVYEREY from the coding sequence ATGCAAACGCTGGCAAAAATCGTTAACTGGATCGTACGGCTCACCGGCTATGCCGTCGGTGCCACTTTGATTCTCGCCGTCGTAGCGCTGGCGATCTTCGGCTTCACCAGTTTTGGCGCTCGCATCGTCACCGAAAAGATAGCCTCCACGCTTTCCAACCGCGACATGACGATCGAGGTTCGCGAACCGCAAGGCCTTTTGACCGGCGGGCTGCGGGCCGCCGAGATTTCCATCTCCGACACCAGGGGCGTCTTTGCGGAAATTCATGGCGTCGCGATCGACTGGAATCCGCTTGCGCTGCTGACGGGAACTTTCCATGCCAAACGCTTCGAGATCGAAGCGATCAACGTGCTGCGCAAGCCGGTGCGCACCCTCCCCTCGCGGCCCGGAGCTGAAAATTCCGGCGGATTTAATCTTCCGATCAAGGTCGATATAGACCGTGTCGCACTGCCCGATATCAAACTTGCCGCACCTGTTGCCGGCCGCGCCTTTGCGCTCGCCGCCGAGGGCAGCCTTTCGGCAAATGGCGATGGCGGCGAGGCCGTCGTCAATGTCAGCCGTCACGCGGTCCCGGATGCGCGGCTTGCCGCCGACATCGCCTTTGCGCCGGCCGAAAACCGGCTGCGGTTGAAGGCGCAACTGTCCGAGCCGAAGGGCGGGCTGCTGGCGGGCTTTCTCGGCTTGCCGGACAGCCCGGCCGTCAACATTGATCTCGACGGCCAGGGGCCGATATCCGATTGGAAAGGCAAAGTGCAGGCCGCCCTCGACGGGCAGCAGCGCGCCGCAATCGAGGCCCGGCATCAGATCACGGCAGACGGGCTGCACCATCTCGACCTCAAGGGTGGCGGTGACCTGAGCTCGCTGCTTCCATCGGCATTCCGGCCGCTTTTTGCCGGCCAGACCAATATCGATCTTGCCACGACCTTCGACAATCACGGCAAGATCGATATCCAGACCGGCAATATCGCCACCGGCAGCGTGGTGATCGCCGCCTCGGGCACCCTCGATCCGGCCGGCAACAACAGCCTGAACGCCAATCTGCTCGGCACGTCGGGGCCTGTCGATTTCCGCTGGCCGCTCGCCGAAGGCGAAGCGCGCTTCCTCATTTCTGGCCTCAACCTGGCACTGACAGGCGATGCGCAGGCGGCCCGGCTGAACGTCAGCGGCTCGCTCGACACCGCAACCCTCCCGCAGGCCAATATCGGCAATATCAAGCTGACCGCAAAGAGCGACGCCTTCAATCTCGCCGCCCGTTCCGGCAGCGTCCAGCTGCGCCTCGTTGCCGGCGACGTAACCTTCTCCGACCCGAACCTCAATCGCGCCGTCCAGGGCCCGGTCACGATCGCCTCGCCGCTGCAGATCTCGCCCAGTGGCATCGGCTTCAACGCCACCACCGTCGAAAGCGCCAATATCAACGGCGGCCTTAACGGCTCCTATCGGCTGGCAGACAAGGCGCTGACCGGCAACCTCAAGCTCACCATCGACCCGGCAGCCCTGCCGGCTGCGGTGACAAGCAGGTTCGACGGACCGATCTCGTTCGAAAGCCAGATGGTCGGCACCATCCCGTCAAAATTCGCGCTGTCCAACATCGTCCTGAAATCCGGCACGCTCGAAGCCGCCGGCAACGTCGCGCTCGACGGCGGGATGTTGAATGCCGATCTCTCCGGCCGGTTGCCTGACATCGGCAAGCTCATCCCCGGCGCCAGTGGTGGCGCGGGTTATGCATTGAGAGTTGGCGGTGAGCTCCCGGCAATCTCGGTGACGGCCAATCTGAAGGCCGCCAGCCTTGAAATGGCCGACCGCGTGCTCGGCAATCTGAATATCGACCTGTCAGGGCTCGCCGATCCCAAGGCGCCGCAGGGCAGGATCGCCGCCACCGGCACGATCGACGGCCAGCCGATCGGCATCAACGGTGACATCAGTTCGCGGGACGGCAAGACGAGTATTCCGGCTTTGACCGCTGATATCGGCGGCAACCGGCTGACCGGCAATGTGGAATTCTCGCCTTCCCTGGAGCCAACAGGCGCACTGACTTTCGATTTCCCCAATGTCGGCCTGCTTGCCGCACTCGGCGGACAGAAAGCCGACGGTGATCTCAAGGGGTCGCTTGGCGTGAGCAGCGATAGCGGCAGGATTGCGCTCAAGCTGCTTGCAACAGGCGGATCGATCCGCCGTGATACGCTTGCGATCACCAAGCCGGATATCGATGTCACGGTCAGCGATCTCAAAGCCCTTGCCGCAAAAGGTACGGTCAAGGCCGCGGAGGTGAGTGTCGGAACGAACAGGCTGGCCGGGTTTTCGCTCGATTTTACCAAGCAGCAAGACCATACCGACTTCCATCTCGATGCTGCCTATGACGGCAATCCCGTGCTGGCGGCCGGCAATATCGAGGCGGCGGCCGGTACGATGCAGCTGAACCTCGATCGCTTTTCGGCAAGCCCCCGCAATATCCCGATCGAGCTTGCCGCACCGACGCAGGTCACCATCGGCGGCGGTGCCGCCAGTCTGAACGGACTGACGCTGAAGACCGGCACCGGTTCGGTGACTGTCACCGGTTCCGCCGGTGAAACGCTGAAGCTCGATGCAGACATCCACGAGCTGCCGGCAGCGCTCGCCAACGGTTTCGTGCCCAACCTTTCAGCCGGCGGCACGATCTCCGGAACGATTGCCGTAACCGGAACGCCGGCAGCACCGGTCGCCGACTTCAAGCTCGACTGGAAGGATGCGACGACGGGCCAGATAAAGGGGGCGGGCCTGGCACCGCTCGGCATCACCGCCGGTGGCAAATTCGCCGACAACAAGCTCGATTTCGACACGACGATTGGCAGCAATGACGGACTGTCGCTGAAGGCAGCCGGCAATGTCGCGCTCGCCGACCCGAAGGCGCCGGTGCTTGATGTCAATGCCGATATCCTCAACCTGCCTGCCCGCATTGCCAATGGCTTCGTTCCCGATCTCGCCGCCGAAGGCACGATTACAGGAAAACTGGCCGCCTCCGGCTCGCTCGCTGCTCCCACCGCCAATTTCGATCTCGATTGGAAAAGTGCTGCGACCAGCCAGACGAAGCGTGCGGGCCTTGCCGACCTCGCCGTCAAGGCATCCGGAAAATTCGGCGACAACAAGCTCGATTTCAACACGGCGATTGGCGGTGCCAACAGTCTCTCGCTGAAGGCAAACGGCAATATCGCCATCACGGGTACGACGATCGGTAACGTCACGGTCGATGCCGCACTGGCGAATGTTCCGGCAAATATCGCAAACAGCTTCGTCCCCGATCTCGCCGCCGAAGGCGCGATCTCTGGAAAGATCTCCGCCAGCGGGTCGCTCTCCGCCCCGAGTGCCGATTTCGATCTCGATTGGAAAGACGCTGCGACGAGCCAGACGAAGCGTGCGGGCCTTGCAGCGCTCGGCGTGACCGCATCAGGAAAATTCACCGAAAACAAGCTCGATTTCGACGCGGTGATCGTCGGCGCCAACAGCCTCTCCTTAAAGGCAACCGGCGATGTCGCCATCACGGGCACGACGATCGGCAATGTCACGGTCGACGCCGCACTGGCGAATGTTCCCGCAAATATCGCAAACAGCTTCGTCGCCGATCTCTCCGCCGAAGGCGCGATCTCAGGAAAGATCGCGGCCAGCGGGTCGCTCACCGCCCCGAATGCCGATTTCGATCTCAATTGGAAAGATGCTGCGACCAGCCACACGAAACGGGCTGGCCTTGTAGCGCTCGGCATGACCGCATCAGGAAAACTTGCGGATAATAAGCTCGATTTCAGCACGGTGATCGTCGGCGCCAACAGCCTCTCCTTAAAGGCAAACGGCAATGTCGCCATCACGGGCACGACAATCGGCAACGTGAAAGTCGATGCCGCGCTGGCCAATGTTCCCGCAAACATCGCAAACGACTTCGTCGCCGATCTCGCCGCCGAAGGCGCGATCTCGGGAACGGTCTCTGCCAGCGGCTCTCTTTCCGCCCCGACCGCCAATTTCGATCTGAATTGGAAGAATGCCGCGACGAGCCAGACGAAACGCGCCGGCCTTGCAGCGCTCGGCGTGACCGCATCGGGAAAACTTGCGGATAATAAGCTCGATTTCGACACGGTGATCGGCGGCGCCAACAGCCTCTCGCTGACGGCAAAGGGCAATGTCGCCATCACGGGCACGACAATCAGCGACGTCAAAGTCGACGCCGCGCTGGCCAATGTTCCCGCAAACATCGCAAACGACTTCGTCGCCGATCTCGCCGCCGAAGGCGCGATCTCAGGAAAGATCTCGGTCAGCGGGTCGCTCTCCGCCCCGAATGCCGATTTCGATCTCAATTGGAAAGATGCTGCGACGAGCCACACGAAACGGGCCGGCCTTGCAGCGCTCGGCGTGACCGCATCGGGAAAATTTGCGGAAAACAAGCTTGATTTCAACGCGGCAGTCAGCGGCGATAAAGACCTTTCACTAAAGGCCATCGGCAATGTCGCATTGGCTGGTACGGCGATCGACAGCATCAAGGTCGATGCCGAGATCGCCAAGCTTCCCGCCAGCCTCGCAAATGCCTTCGTTCCCGATCTCGCGGCCGGCGGCACGATTTCCGGCACCATGGCCGCCGCCGGAACATTCGCCGCACCGAAAGCCGACTTCAAGCTCGACTGGACCGACGCTGCGACCAGCCAGACCCGACTCGCGCACCTCTCCGGCCTGGCACTTGCCGCATCGGGACACTTTGCCGACAACCGGCTCGATTTCGATACCAATCTCGCCGGCCAGGGCGGCCTTTCGCTGAAGGCCGCCGGCAACGTTGCGATTTCAGGCACGTCGGTTCGCAACCTTGACGTCAAGGCCGATCTCGCCAACCTTCCGGCAGGCCTCGCCAACGGCTTCGTCCCGGGTCTTGCCGCAGAAGGCACCGTCTCGGGAACGGCATCGGCTTCTGGCACACTTCCAAAGCCGGCGGTCGATTTCAAGCTCGACTGGAAGAACGCCGCGACCGCCCAGACCAAGAGCAGCGGCCTTTTGGGCTTGAACGCTGCGGCATCCGGCAAGTTCGCCAATGACCGGGTCGATTTCGACGCTAATCTCGCCGGCAAGGACGGCGTGTTGGCCAAGGCAAAGGGCGGCGTCACGATCGCGGGAACCGCCATCCGGGACCTTTCGATCAATGCCGATATCCCGGCGCTGCCGGCAAATATCGCAAATGCCTTCGTTCCCGGCCTCGGTGCCGAAGGCACGCTTTCGGCAAGCGCCATAACGTCGGGAACGCCGGCCAATCCGATCGTCGACTTCAAGCTCGACTGGAAAGATGCCGCGACCAGCCACACCAAGGCTGCCGGCCTGTCCCGCCTCGCGCTGGCGGCAACGGGAAAATATGCCGGTGACAGGCTGGATTTCGACGCGAACCTGACTGGCGGCGGCGGCATGGCGCTGAAAGCAGCCGGCGATCTTTCGATCGCAGGCACGTCGATCCGCTCGGTCGACGTCACGGCGAACGCCACCAATGTTCCGGCCGGCATCGCCAACGGCTTCGTTCCCGGCCTTGCCGCCGAGGGCGCGGTCTCGGCGACCGTAAAGGCCACCGGCGCGCTATCGGCGCCGTCGGTCGATTTCAAGGTCGACTGGAAGAACGCAGGGACGAGCCAGACAAAAGGCGCCGGCCTTTCGCCGTTCACCATCGGTGCGTCAGGCAAACTTGCCGGAAACAAGCTGACGGTCGACACCAGCCTTGCCGGTGACGCCGGCATGTCGCTGAAGGGCGGCGGCAGTGTCGTGATCACAGGCAATCGCGCCATCGACATGCACTTCACAGGCAATCTTCCCTTTGCCGTGCTCGGCGCCCCGCTCGCGCAGCAGGGCCTCGTCGCGGACGGCGTCGCCACTGTCAATCTCCAGATTGGCGGAACGGCCGCAGCACCCGTCATCAATGGCACGGTCTCCACCAACGGCGCCAAGCTCGTCGACGTCCGGCGCAATCTGGCGGTCAACAATCTCGCGGCAACCGTAACCTTCAATGGCAGCCAGGCCGTGATATCGCGTCTCAGCGGCAACCTTGGCGGCGGCGGCACGATTTCTGCAAGCGGCACGATCGGCATCCAGCCGGCTGGCGGCTTTCCCGCCGACATTTCGATCAAGCTCGACAAAGCAGTCTACGTCGATGGAACGCTTGTCGTCTCGACCGTCAACGGCACGGTCGGCCTGCGCGGGCCGATCGCCAGTGCGACGCTGAGCGGCAAACTGCTGCTGGACAAGACCTCAATCACGGTCCCGGAAAAACTGCCGACCTCGCTGAGAGAAATCGACATCCGGCACAAGAATGCGCCGCGCGCCGTGCTTGCGCAGATGCGCGATAACGGCGAGCGCAAACCTGGGGAGAAATCCTCCGTGATCACGCTGAATCTCGAAATCGACGCGCCTTCGCATATCTTCGTTCGCGGCCGCGGCATCGACGCCGAACTCGGCGGCCAG